A window of Microbacterium luteolum contains these coding sequences:
- a CDS encoding aldo/keto reductase, with amino-acid sequence MTSRQRPTVLVLGTSGLGSGDEEAAVETAVALLRSEHLIDTSNNYSGGASERILGLGLAALAPEERIAAARRIITKVDRDPETGRFDADRVLRSVEESLGRLGVDTVPLLHLHDPYVVTVREALARGGAVSALVRLREEGVAATIGVAAGPVPLLQRYLDSELFDAVLCHNRYTLVDRSAASMFRDAHERGWQVFNAAPFGGDLLARGPRAGARYHYRPASEELVDWTAQAELVCTRHGVSLPAVALALSLREQTIDGTVVGVSSPARLDALLQLAATVVPDAVWDELDALGPAPSPIDDSGYGDDE; translated from the coding sequence ATGACGTCCCGGCAGCGGCCGACTGTTCTGGTGCTCGGCACCTCGGGGCTCGGCTCCGGCGATGAGGAAGCCGCGGTCGAGACCGCCGTGGCGCTGCTGCGCAGCGAGCACCTCATCGACACCTCCAACAACTACTCCGGTGGAGCATCCGAACGCATCCTCGGCCTGGGGTTGGCTGCGCTGGCCCCCGAGGAGCGGATCGCGGCGGCGCGCAGGATCATCACGAAGGTCGACCGGGATCCGGAGACCGGCCGCTTCGACGCCGACCGCGTGCTGCGCTCGGTGGAGGAGAGTCTAGGACGGCTCGGCGTCGACACGGTGCCGCTGCTGCATCTGCACGATCCCTACGTCGTCACGGTCCGTGAAGCTCTGGCTCGCGGCGGGGCGGTCTCTGCGCTGGTCCGGCTGCGTGAGGAGGGCGTCGCGGCGACGATCGGCGTCGCGGCCGGTCCCGTGCCGCTGCTGCAGCGCTACCTCGACAGCGAGCTGTTCGACGCGGTCCTCTGCCACAACCGCTACACGCTCGTCGACCGCAGCGCCGCGTCGATGTTCCGCGATGCGCACGAGCGTGGATGGCAGGTCTTCAACGCGGCGCCGTTCGGCGGCGACCTGCTGGCCCGCGGGCCGCGTGCCGGTGCGCGGTACCACTACCGGCCGGCATCCGAGGAGCTCGTGGACTGGACGGCGCAGGCCGAGCTCGTGTGCACGCGCCACGGGGTCTCGCTGCCCGCCGTCGCCCTCGCGCTCTCCCTGCGCGAGCAGACGATCGACGGCACGGTGGTCGGCGTCTCCTCTCCGGCGCGCCTCGACGCGCTCCTGCAGCTCGCGGCGACCGTGGTCCCCGACGCGGTGTGGGATGAGCTCGACGCGCTCGGTCCGGCTCCGTCGCCCATCGATGACAGCGGATACGGAGACGACGAATGA
- a CDS encoding SMP-30/gluconolactonase/LRE family protein, with the protein MSTASTPALIASGAELERLADGAVWSEGPVWLPETRRLRWSDIPNDRILEWDARTGEVSTFRQPAEYTNGRALDHEGRVVQCSHGRRAIEREGAEGPEMIVDRWSGGRFNSPNDLAVASDGAIWFTDPPYGIDPSGREGHPGTSEYDACYVFRWDPVTGEAVPVVTSMVHPNGIAFSPGGTRLYVADTGFYADRPEAQQILVFEVDGATVVGPGTEFAKPPVGASDGFAVDREGRLWSSAGDGIYVYAPDGELLQHIPVPETVSNCTFGGDDGHDLFITASTSLYRIRTTTTAA; encoded by the coding sequence ATGTCAACGGCATCGACACCGGCGCTGATCGCGTCGGGAGCGGAACTGGAGCGCCTCGCCGACGGCGCCGTGTGGAGTGAAGGCCCCGTCTGGCTGCCCGAGACCCGACGCCTGCGCTGGAGCGACATCCCGAACGACCGCATCCTCGAATGGGATGCGCGCACCGGCGAGGTCTCGACCTTCCGCCAGCCCGCCGAGTACACGAACGGGAGGGCGCTGGACCACGAAGGCCGGGTCGTGCAGTGCAGTCACGGGCGCCGGGCGATCGAGCGCGAGGGGGCAGAGGGCCCGGAGATGATCGTCGACCGTTGGAGCGGCGGCCGCTTCAACTCCCCGAACGATCTCGCGGTGGCATCCGATGGAGCGATCTGGTTCACCGACCCGCCCTACGGCATCGACCCGAGCGGTCGCGAGGGTCACCCCGGCACCTCCGAGTACGACGCCTGCTACGTGTTCCGCTGGGATCCGGTCACCGGCGAAGCGGTGCCCGTCGTGACGAGCATGGTGCACCCGAACGGCATCGCCTTCTCCCCCGGCGGCACGCGGCTCTACGTCGCCGACACGGGGTTCTACGCCGACCGTCCGGAGGCCCAGCAGATCCTCGTGTTCGAGGTCGACGGGGCGACCGTCGTCGGGCCCGGCACGGAGTTCGCGAAGCCTCCGGTCGGCGCCTCCGACGGGTTCGCGGTCGACCGCGAAGGCCGACTCTGGAGCTCGGCCGGCGACGGGATCTACGTCTACGCGCCCGACGGCGAGCTGCTCCAGCACATCCCGGTGCCCGAGACGGTGTCGAACTGCACCTTCGGCGGCGACGACGGCCACGACCTGTTCATCACGGCCTCGACGAGTCTCTACCGGATCCGCACCACCACGACCGCGGCCTGA
- a CDS encoding DUF4862 family protein has translation MFTYAAYNAAPAELAAAAPAELAASAHTENEWYRLLRAEPLIGGLELGFLHGLHPHGIGRLSALLDPGWRNIATTMPHTLAAVDVDPAYGLASADADGRRRAVDDVAQLRDEVFALREALGPLAVTTVELQCAPSAAAGAAGSTHLAASLTEIAGWDWSGVRLLVEHSDAATPTHAPAKGWLSLDEEIDAVRTASARTGAPIGQAVNWGRSVIETRAPRGAVEHLERLRTAGTLCGFTVSGVSGQPTSRSLPWEDVHLAIADVDPESLLTTAALVDAVAVARRASPLQVGVKVGAPAAPTTLEERLAPGLATLRALADAWAHVDAGP, from the coding sequence ATGTTCACGTACGCCGCCTACAACGCCGCACCTGCCGAGCTCGCCGCGGCCGCACCTGCCGAGCTCGCCGCGTCCGCACACACGGAGAACGAGTGGTACCGCCTCCTGCGCGCCGAACCGCTCATCGGCGGGCTCGAACTCGGCTTCCTGCATGGCCTGCACCCGCACGGCATCGGGCGGCTCTCCGCCCTGCTCGACCCCGGGTGGCGGAACATCGCCACCACGATGCCCCACACGCTCGCGGCGGTCGACGTCGACCCCGCCTACGGCCTCGCCTCCGCCGACGCGGACGGCCGTCGTCGCGCGGTCGATGATGTCGCGCAGTTGCGCGACGAGGTCTTCGCGCTGCGCGAGGCGCTCGGACCGCTCGCCGTGACTACGGTCGAACTGCAGTGCGCCCCCTCGGCGGCCGCCGGCGCGGCGGGAAGCACGCACCTCGCCGCCTCGCTGACCGAGATCGCCGGCTGGGACTGGTCGGGTGTGCGGCTCCTCGTCGAGCATTCGGATGCGGCGACCCCGACGCACGCGCCGGCCAAGGGCTGGCTGTCGCTGGACGAGGAGATCGACGCCGTGCGCACGGCATCCGCACGGACCGGCGCGCCCATCGGCCAGGCCGTCAACTGGGGACGCTCGGTGATCGAGACACGCGCGCCTCGCGGCGCCGTCGAGCACCTCGAACGACTGCGCACGGCGGGGACGCTCTGCGGGTTCACCGTCTCGGGGGTGTCGGGACAGCCGACCTCCCGCAGTCTTCCGTGGGAGGACGTGCATCTCGCGATCGCGGACGTCGACCCGGAGTCGCTCCTCACCACGGCCGCACTCGTCGATGCCGTCGCGGTCGCGCGGCGAGCGAGCCCGCTGCAGGTGGGGGTGAAGGTCGGCGCACCGGCCGCACCGACGACGCTGGAGGAGAGGCTGGCGCCGGGTCTCGCGACCCTGCGCGCTCTGGCCGACGCCTGGGCGCACGTCGACGCGGGTCCGTGA
- a CDS encoding NAD-dependent epimerase/dehydratase family protein: MRVVVTGSSGKLGRATVERLRADGHEVVGFDIVGSPGPGFVRVDLQDYGQVLDALLGVTARHDGLDAVVHLAALPVNGLVPDAATFTNNMNATFHVLHGALRAGIRTIVQASSITAMGFPDFANLTSLPVDEAYVEANNTYALGKVAEEAIAAQLVHWAEGTSITALRFTNVVAEGEYATFERAGVADYRRDLLGTYVDARDAATAVALALDHATPGFEVYNVAASDSGVSTPTAEYAARNYPGVPLSEGLGEFETLMSIDKARDRLGFEPVHLWRQEYAATPQPAS; the protein is encoded by the coding sequence ATGCGCGTTGTCGTCACCGGCAGTTCGGGAAAACTCGGACGTGCCACCGTGGAGCGGCTGCGCGCCGACGGCCACGAGGTCGTGGGATTCGACATCGTCGGCTCGCCCGGTCCCGGCTTCGTCCGGGTGGACCTGCAGGACTACGGCCAGGTGCTCGATGCGCTGCTCGGCGTCACGGCCCGTCACGACGGCCTCGACGCCGTCGTGCACCTCGCCGCTCTGCCGGTGAACGGGCTCGTTCCGGATGCCGCCACCTTCACGAACAACATGAACGCCACGTTCCATGTGCTCCACGGAGCCCTGCGCGCCGGCATCCGCACCATCGTCCAGGCGTCGAGCATCACCGCGATGGGCTTCCCCGATTTCGCGAACCTGACGTCGCTCCCGGTCGATGAGGCCTACGTCGAGGCGAACAACACCTATGCGCTGGGCAAGGTCGCCGAAGAGGCGATCGCCGCGCAGCTGGTGCACTGGGCCGAGGGCACGAGCATCACCGCGCTGCGGTTCACCAACGTCGTCGCGGAAGGGGAGTACGCGACCTTCGAGCGCGCCGGCGTCGCCGACTACCGCCGCGACCTGCTCGGCACCTATGTGGACGCGCGCGATGCCGCCACCGCTGTCGCCCTCGCGCTCGATCACGCGACCCCCGGCTTCGAGGTCTACAACGTCGCGGCGTCCGACTCCGGCGTATCGACCCCGACCGCCGAATATGCGGCGCGCAACTATCCGGGAGTGCCGCTCAGCGAGGGGCTCGGCGAGTTCGAGACGCTGATGTCGATCGACAAGGCGCGCGACCGGCTCGGGTTCGAGCCCGTGCACCTGTGGCGTCAGGAGTACGCGGCGACACCGCAGCCGGCGTCGTAG
- a CDS encoding glycoside hydrolase family 78 protein yields MSIVVAAPTFEHHRHALGIGESTPRISWKTQAPAGWTQASYELEVTRADEVSTASAEDADSVLRPWPSHPLSSRERAVVRVRVTGGDGSVSDWSEPAAVEAGLLDPADWSAMAVGSNANENPLSDERRPSVLRRDFAAREGLVSARLYVTAHGVYEVEINGGRVGDDAMSPGWTPYRQKLRYYTYDVTDAITEGPNAIGAWLGDGWYRGRMGWRGGFRNVFGTDLSLLAQLELRYADGSTETVVTDGDWRAAPSPILHTGNYDGETYDARVAAEIAGWSEAGFDARDWSRVVAAHRDPATLTAPEGPPVRCTQEVPPVELLTTPSGRRVLDFGQNLVGRPRFRVTGQAGDMVRFRTAEVLQQGEIYTRPLRDAKSTDEYILAGGGVEEWEPRFTFHGFRYAEVEWPGGADALDAAVAAGDIVARVYHTDMERTGWFESSNARVDRLHENVVWSMRGNFLDIPTDCPQRDERIGWTGDLQVFAPTASFLYDVSGMLSSWLKDVAIEQLPDGTVPWYVPVIPADKQWTPIRPGAAWGDVATFTPWTLYERFGDSRILRDQYQSAKKWVDLLERLAGEDRLWDEGFQLGDWLDPAAPPEDPADATTDRYLVATAYFARSADRVARMAEVLGHDDDRDHYAELAAEVRAAFTAAYVLPDGRMTSDAQTAYSLAIAFELVSDEHLATAGARLAELVEEAGHRIATGFVGTPLVSDALTVTGHADAAYDLLLETEAPSWLYAVLQGGTTIWERWDSLRPDGTVNPGTMTSFNHYALGAVADWLHRTVAGLAPAAPGYRAIRFAPKPGGEFTHARAAHETPYGRAEIAWRIDGEVLRVHVVVPTGTTATVELPGGERHEIGSGSHRIEGAWSAASGDGSRN; encoded by the coding sequence ATGAGCATCGTCGTCGCTGCGCCCACATTCGAGCACCACCGCCACGCCCTCGGCATCGGCGAATCCACGCCCCGCATCTCCTGGAAGACGCAGGCGCCGGCCGGCTGGACGCAGGCGTCGTACGAACTCGAGGTGACGCGTGCGGACGAGGTGTCCACCGCGTCCGCCGAAGACGCCGACTCGGTGCTGCGCCCGTGGCCGTCGCATCCGCTCTCCTCGCGGGAACGCGCGGTCGTGCGCGTCCGTGTCACAGGCGGCGACGGCTCGGTCTCGGACTGGAGCGAGCCCGCCGCGGTGGAAGCCGGACTGCTCGACCCCGCGGACTGGTCGGCGATGGCCGTCGGCTCGAACGCGAACGAGAATCCGCTCAGCGACGAACGCCGCCCGTCGGTCCTTCGGCGCGACTTCGCGGCGCGCGAGGGACTCGTGTCGGCGCGCCTGTACGTCACCGCGCACGGCGTCTACGAGGTCGAGATCAACGGCGGCCGCGTCGGAGACGACGCCATGTCTCCCGGCTGGACGCCGTACCGGCAGAAGCTGCGCTACTACACCTACGACGTGACCGACGCGATCACCGAGGGGCCCAACGCCATCGGCGCCTGGCTCGGCGACGGGTGGTACCGCGGACGCATGGGCTGGCGCGGAGGCTTCCGCAACGTCTTCGGGACCGACTTGTCGCTGCTGGCCCAGCTCGAACTCCGATACGCCGACGGCTCGACGGAGACCGTCGTGACGGACGGCGACTGGCGCGCGGCGCCGAGCCCGATCCTGCACACCGGCAACTACGACGGCGAGACCTACGACGCACGGGTCGCCGCCGAGATCGCCGGCTGGTCGGAGGCGGGATTCGACGCCCGCGACTGGTCCCGCGTCGTCGCGGCCCATCGCGACCCCGCGACCCTCACCGCCCCCGAGGGCCCGCCCGTCCGCTGCACGCAGGAGGTGCCGCCGGTCGAGCTGCTCACGACGCCGAGCGGCCGGCGCGTGCTCGACTTCGGGCAGAACCTCGTCGGACGTCCGCGCTTCCGCGTCACCGGGCAGGCCGGCGACATGGTTCGGTTCCGCACCGCCGAGGTGCTGCAGCAGGGCGAGATCTACACCCGCCCCCTTCGCGACGCGAAGTCGACGGACGAGTACATCCTCGCCGGCGGCGGCGTCGAGGAGTGGGAGCCGCGATTCACGTTCCACGGCTTCCGGTACGCCGAGGTGGAATGGCCGGGCGGAGCGGATGCCCTCGACGCCGCGGTCGCCGCGGGAGACATCGTCGCCCGGGTCTACCACACCGACATGGAGCGCACCGGGTGGTTCGAGTCGTCGAACGCCCGCGTCGACCGGCTGCACGAGAACGTCGTCTGGAGCATGCGGGGCAACTTCCTCGACATCCCGACCGACTGCCCGCAGCGCGACGAGCGCATCGGGTGGACCGGCGATCTGCAGGTGTTCGCCCCGACCGCGTCGTTCCTCTACGACGTGTCGGGGATGCTCTCGAGCTGGCTGAAGGATGTCGCCATCGAACAGCTGCCCGATGGCACCGTGCCCTGGTACGTCCCGGTGATCCCCGCCGACAAGCAGTGGACGCCCATCCGCCCCGGCGCCGCCTGGGGCGATGTCGCGACCTTCACCCCGTGGACGCTCTACGAGCGCTTCGGCGACAGCCGCATCCTCCGCGATCAGTATCAGAGCGCGAAGAAGTGGGTCGATCTGCTCGAGCGCCTGGCCGGCGAGGACCGGCTCTGGGACGAGGGCTTCCAGCTGGGCGACTGGCTCGACCCCGCGGCCCCGCCCGAGGACCCCGCTGATGCGACGACCGACCGCTACCTCGTGGCGACGGCGTACTTCGCGCGCTCCGCGGACCGCGTCGCCCGGATGGCCGAGGTGCTGGGTCACGACGACGACCGGGATCACTACGCGGAGCTCGCCGCCGAGGTGCGCGCGGCGTTCACGGCGGCATATGTGCTGCCGGATGGCCGCATGACCAGCGATGCACAGACCGCGTATTCGCTCGCGATCGCCTTCGAGCTCGTGTCGGATGAGCACCTCGCGACCGCCGGCGCCCGCCTGGCCGAGCTCGTGGAGGAAGCGGGCCACCGCATCGCCACCGGCTTCGTCGGCACGCCGCTCGTCTCGGACGCCCTCACCGTCACCGGCCACGCGGATGCCGCGTACGACCTGCTCCTGGAGACCGAGGCACCGTCGTGGCTCTATGCGGTGCTGCAGGGCGGCACGACGATCTGGGAGCGCTGGGACAGCCTCCGCCCCGACGGCACGGTCAACCCCGGGACGATGACCTCGTTCAACCACTACGCCCTCGGCGCGGTGGCCGACTGGCTGCATCGGACCGTCGCCGGGCTCGCCCCCGCGGCGCCGGGCTACCGTGCGATCCGCTTCGCGCCGAAGCCGGGCGGCGAGTTCACGCATGCGCGAGCCGCGCACGAGACGCCGTACGGCCGGGCCGAGATCGCGTGGCGGATCGACGGCGAGGTGCTGCGGGTCCACGTCGTCGTTCCCACCGGCACGACCGCGACCGTGGAGCTGCCCGGCGGCGAGCGCCACGAGATCGGCAGCGGCAGTCACCGCATCGAGGGAGCCTGGAGCGCCGCATCCGGCGACGGATCACGGAACTGA
- a CDS encoding LacI family DNA-binding transcriptional regulator has translation MAVSVREVAAAAGVSVGTVSNVLNRPDKVAEGTVQRVRDAIDELGFVRNDAARQLRAGRSRSIGLIVLDAGNPFFADVARGAEARADEDRLSVLLGNSDEDAARENGYLDLFREQRVNGVLITPASDDVAGIQRLADSGTPVVLVDHEIPGSGFCSVSVDDVEGGYLATRHLLEIGRRRIAFLAGPGSIAQVANRLEGARRAVAEEPDAELEVIEVPALTVLHGREAGESIVARAAAERPDAVFAANDLLAVGLMQALTILGSVRVPEEIALIGYDDIDFASATVVPLTSIRQPARLIGHTAVDLLLRSIDDPEGDYERNVRFRPELVVRASTAG, from the coding sequence GTGGCAGTGAGCGTGCGCGAGGTGGCGGCTGCGGCCGGCGTCTCCGTCGGCACCGTGTCCAACGTCCTGAACCGACCGGACAAGGTCGCCGAGGGCACCGTCCAGCGCGTGCGCGATGCGATCGACGAGCTCGGGTTCGTGCGGAACGACGCCGCGCGTCAGCTGCGCGCGGGTCGCAGCCGCAGCATCGGTCTCATCGTGCTCGACGCCGGCAACCCCTTCTTCGCCGACGTCGCCCGCGGCGCCGAGGCTCGCGCGGACGAAGACCGTCTCTCGGTCCTGCTCGGGAACAGCGACGAGGATGCCGCGCGCGAGAACGGCTACCTCGACCTGTTCCGCGAGCAGAGGGTGAACGGGGTGCTCATCACGCCGGCATCCGATGATGTCGCTGGGATCCAGAGACTCGCGGATTCGGGGACCCCGGTGGTCCTGGTCGACCACGAGATCCCGGGCAGCGGGTTCTGCTCGGTGTCCGTCGACGATGTCGAGGGCGGGTACCTCGCCACGAGGCACCTGCTCGAGATCGGCCGCAGGCGCATCGCCTTCCTCGCCGGGCCCGGGTCGATCGCCCAGGTCGCCAACCGTCTCGAGGGGGCCCGCCGTGCGGTCGCCGAAGAGCCCGATGCCGAGCTCGAGGTGATCGAGGTGCCGGCGCTGACCGTGCTGCACGGGCGGGAAGCCGGCGAATCGATCGTCGCGCGGGCAGCCGCGGAGCGTCCCGACGCGGTGTTCGCGGCCAACGACCTCCTCGCCGTGGGCCTGATGCAGGCGCTCACGATCCTCGGGAGTGTGCGTGTGCCGGAGGAGATCGCGCTGATCGGCTACGACGACATCGACTTCGCCTCGGCCACCGTCGTGCCGCTGACCTCCATCCGCCAGCCGGCGCGGCTCATCGGACACACGGCCGTCGACCTCCTCCTGCGGTCGATCGACGACCCCGAGGGCGACTACGAGCGGAACGTGCGCTTCCGTCCCGAGCTCGTCGTGCGCGCCTCGACCGCCGGCTGA
- a CDS encoding alpha-L-rhamnosidase, with the protein MTLTVARVDVDAPYRSDAVAVETPAISWVTEASVPGWTQDAAELELTGDGVQTHVVRGRESVRVRWPFRPLRPREEVQLRVRVTGADGEVSDWSAPRRIVAGFLADGEWQAKTVGIAAPASAAEPAELRRVFALEGDVRRATLYATAVGVYQASINGVDVDDQVLKPGWTPFQARTVHESTDVTGLLAAGENTLAVRLAGAWATERYGFRDEAATVYGDQPRFAAQLLIEYADGRTETIATDADWQSAPGPITASGLYAGEDHDARRTASTWAPVAVVEDVPVPGARVSPFVRRIEELPVVEVITTPSGRTVLDFGQNLVGRLRIRVDGEAGQVVTLRHAEVLEHGELGTRPLRAAAATDRYTLAGGGIEEWEPEFTFHGFRYAEIDGWPGVFDPADVTAVVIHSDMERTGWFDTSHPLVRRLHENVVWGLRGNFLSVPTDCPQRDERLGWTGDIQVFTPTASFLYDVRGFLDSWLRDLAIDQVDGVVPFVVPNVLGPAQPAAAWGDAATVVPWVLHERFDDLETLGRQYDSMKGWTDAIVALSGERRLWEGMFQFGDWLDPDAPPEQPADAKTSADIVATAYVFRSADLTARAATLLGRDDEAPEYARIAEDVRLAFLEAYVSSDGRMTSDAQTAYSLAIVFDIVDPEQRQALGDRLAELTAQGDHRIGTGFVGTPIIADALTRTGHIDVAQRLLTQTENPSWLYPVTMGATTIWERWDSMLPDGTINPGEMTSFNHYALGAIADWLHRTLAGLAPAAPGYARLTIEPHPLDGFDFAEAAHLTPYGEARVRWERSDEGVVVEAQIPANTEADVKLPDGRIQVVGSGRHRWVSATTSARRAAD; encoded by the coding sequence ATGACTCTGACAGTGGCGCGCGTCGACGTGGATGCGCCGTACCGCAGCGATGCGGTGGCCGTGGAAACTCCGGCGATCAGCTGGGTGACCGAGGCCTCCGTGCCGGGATGGACGCAGGACGCCGCGGAACTCGAGCTCACCGGCGACGGCGTGCAGACGCACGTCGTCCGCGGCCGCGAGTCGGTCCGCGTCCGCTGGCCGTTCCGCCCGCTGCGTCCCCGCGAGGAGGTGCAGCTGCGTGTGCGGGTGACGGGCGCCGACGGTGAGGTGTCGGACTGGAGCGCCCCGCGTCGCATCGTCGCAGGCTTCCTCGCCGACGGTGAATGGCAGGCGAAGACCGTCGGCATCGCGGCACCGGCATCCGCGGCGGAGCCGGCCGAGCTGCGGCGCGTGTTCGCGCTCGAGGGCGACGTGCGCCGCGCCACGCTGTATGCGACGGCGGTCGGCGTCTATCAGGCATCGATCAACGGCGTCGACGTCGACGATCAGGTGCTGAAGCCGGGATGGACGCCCTTCCAGGCCCGCACCGTGCATGAGAGCACCGACGTGACCGGTCTTCTCGCTGCGGGGGAGAACACTCTCGCGGTGCGGCTGGCGGGAGCGTGGGCGACGGAGCGGTACGGCTTCCGGGACGAGGCGGCCACCGTCTACGGCGATCAGCCGCGCTTCGCCGCGCAGCTTCTCATCGAGTACGCCGACGGGCGCACGGAGACCATTGCGACGGATGCCGACTGGCAGAGCGCCCCCGGCCCGATCACGGCCAGCGGCCTGTACGCCGGGGAGGACCACGACGCACGTCGCACCGCATCGACGTGGGCGCCGGTCGCGGTGGTCGAGGACGTGCCGGTGCCGGGCGCCCGCGTCTCGCCGTTCGTCCGACGGATCGAGGAGCTGCCGGTCGTCGAGGTCATCACGACGCCGTCCGGGAGGACGGTCCTGGACTTCGGGCAGAACCTCGTCGGGCGGTTGCGCATCCGGGTCGACGGTGAAGCGGGCCAGGTGGTGACCCTGCGGCATGCGGAGGTGCTCGAGCACGGCGAGCTCGGCACGCGTCCGCTGCGCGCCGCTGCCGCGACCGACCGGTACACACTCGCCGGAGGGGGCATCGAGGAGTGGGAGCCTGAGTTCACGTTCCATGGGTTCCGCTACGCCGAGATCGACGGCTGGCCGGGGGTGTTCGATCCGGCCGACGTCACGGCCGTGGTGATCCACAGCGACATGGAGCGCACCGGGTGGTTCGATACCTCGCATCCGCTCGTCCGCCGGCTCCACGAGAACGTCGTGTGGGGCCTTCGCGGCAACTTCCTCTCGGTGCCGACCGACTGCCCGCAGCGCGACGAGCGACTCGGGTGGACCGGGGACATCCAGGTGTTCACGCCCACCGCGAGCTTCCTCTACGACGTCCGGGGATTCCTCGACTCCTGGTTGCGGGATCTCGCGATCGACCAGGTCGACGGCGTCGTGCCGTTCGTCGTCCCGAACGTTCTCGGCCCGGCGCAGCCGGCCGCAGCCTGGGGCGACGCCGCGACGGTGGTGCCCTGGGTGCTGCACGAGAGGTTCGACGACCTCGAGACGCTCGGGCGGCAGTACGACAGCATGAAGGGCTGGACCGACGCCATCGTCGCGCTGTCCGGCGAGCGGCGTCTGTGGGAGGGCATGTTCCAGTTCGGGGACTGGCTCGACCCGGATGCTCCGCCCGAGCAGCCGGCAGATGCAAAGACGTCGGCCGACATCGTCGCGACCGCCTACGTCTTCCGCTCCGCCGACCTCACGGCGCGCGCGGCGACGCTGCTGGGCAGGGACGACGAGGCGCCGGAGTATGCGCGGATCGCCGAAGACGTGCGGCTCGCGTTCCTCGAGGCGTACGTCTCATCGGACGGACGGATGACCTCGGATGCGCAGACGGCGTACTCCCTCGCGATCGTGTTCGACATCGTGGACCCGGAGCAGCGTCAGGCTCTGGGCGACCGGCTGGCCGAGCTCACGGCGCAGGGCGACCACCGGATCGGCACCGGCTTCGTCGGGACGCCCATCATCGCGGACGCCCTCACCCGCACGGGGCACATCGATGTCGCCCAGCGGCTGTTGACCCAGACCGAGAACCCGTCCTGGCTGTACCCGGTCACGATGGGGGCGACGACGATCTGGGAGCGCTGGGACTCGATGCTGCCCGACGGCACGATCAACCCCGGGGAGATGACCTCGTTCAACCACTATGCGCTGGGGGCGATCGCTGACTGGCTGCATCGCACCCTCGCCGGACTCGCGCCGGCGGCACCGGGCTACGCGCGTCTGACGATCGAGCCCCATCCACTGGACGGATTCGACTTCGCCGAAGCCGCGCACCTGACCCCGTACGGGGAGGCGCGGGTGCGATGGGAGCGTTCCGACGAGGGGGTCGTCGTCGAGGCGCAGATCCCGGCGAACACCGAGGCGGATGTGAAGCTGCCGGACGGGCGGATTCAGGTCGTCGGCTCCGGACGCCACCGTTGGGTCTCGGCGACGACGAGTGCACGGCGGGCCGCGGACTAG